The stretch of DNA TGCCATTCATGCGAGCGCGCAGGAGTATCCGCCCGAGGTCAGCGAGGCGGAGCTGCTGGGCCTTGACGTCGTCCGCAGCGAAGCAATCGGCACGCCGCGCCTGGCCGCCACGCCCATCGGCATGGAATGCCGCCTTCACAGCGTTACGCCCTACGGCGACACCGGCGCGGAATTTTTCGTCGGCGAAGTGCTGGTTTTCCATATACGCGACGGCCTGGCCCAGGATGGCAAGATCGATACCGAAAAATTGCGCCCGGTCTGCCGCATCGGCGGCCCCAACTACGCGACCCTGGGGCGCATCATCACCCAGCGGGCGGTCAGGCAAACGCCCAAATCGGTGATGCCCGGCAGCCGCACAGACCAATGATGCGGCGCGTTACGGGAATTCCTTCATGACCGATTCCATCGGCGACGATGCTCCCGGCGGCGCCCAGACCGTACGCCGCGCCATGGCCGTCCTGCGCCTGGTCGCCTGCAGCCAGGAACGTGGCGCGCGCCTGATTGACCTGGTGCGCATGTCCGGCCTGAACCGGCCGACAGTGCACCGGCTGCTCAGGACGCTGATCCTGGAAGGCGCCATCGAACAGGACCCGCATACTCGGCGCTATCTCATCGGCCCGGAAATCAGTTTGCTGGGTCTGGCGCGCACCCGTCGTTTTCCGCTGCTCACATTGGCGGACCCCTATCTCACCGAACTTGCGGACCAGGTCGGCGATACAGTGTTTCTGAGCATACGCCACGGCCACGATTCGATCTGCATAGGCCGGCGTACTGGAAATCACTCTATTCAAGTCCTATCGATCGAGGTCGGTGTGCGCCGACCGCTGGGCATCGGCGTTTCCGGTGTGGCCTTGCTTGCCAGCCTGCCCGAGAAGGAAAGCGCGGCACGGGTGGCCGCCAATGCCGCGCGCCTGGCGGTCCTGGGCGAAAATCCGGCGGAAATATCCGCACGCGTTGCCAAGGCGCGTTCCGCGGGCTTCTCACATGCTCCCATCGGACTGATGCCAGGCACCAGCGCAGTGGCCGTTCTCGTCCCAGGTCTGCGTGGCTCGGCGCTTGGCGCAGTGACAGTCACCGCCATGGCCGAACGGCTGGCGCCGGACAAGCTCGGCCGCGTGGTGGCGCTCATGCGGGCCGCCGCCCAGGCCATTTCGCGGCGTCATGAAGAAATCGAGCTGCGGCGGCCGTGATGCAATTCAATGCCGGGATTTCGATCCCGCCCGGCGCGGCGCATAGTGCCTCTGCATGCTGCGCAATACCGTACTCACCCGCGGCGCCGTATCCGTCTGCCGCCTGATCACCTGGCTGACCGATCGCGCCGCGTGCGCGAAGGCGAATGCGTGGGCCTGGGCACGCCCATCAAGCTGTCGCGCACGCCGGGGGGACTGCGCAGCCTGCCGCCGGAACTGGGCGCGAGCAACGACGAGTACGGATGGTGATGCGGCGCCAGATATTCGACGTGCTTTACTCGAACGGATTGCCAGGCTTGTTCGCGGCGCTTGCCAGGTCGGACGCTGCATCCGCAAGGTTGTATTCGCGCTGCACGGCCTGCAGCACCGCCGCGATGTCGCGCTCGAAACCGGCCGCGTTGCCCAAATGCGTCATGGCCCAATTGCAGCCGGTCTTGTCCGGCTCGGCCAGGAGCGCGGGCCGCGGCACGCTGATTTTCACGCCCTCTTCGACGACCGCGGGCAGACGATCCAGGCGCTTGCGGACTTCTTCCTGAAGTCTCGATGCGTTGGCCGTTTTGCGGATCATGGGCGCCTCCTCGGGCTTGACGATTCTGTCTTTATTGAGACTTACGAGGCGGTAGGCGGCGCCGGCCGTCTCGAACGCGCAGTATCGCATCCCGAAAAATTGTCGAAACAGCCGTGGGCTTGCTGCATCAAGATCACACAGCGCTTCACCTTGGCAGTAAAGATCGCCTCCCGGTCGATATCGACCACCCAACATCATCCGGGCTCCAGCATAGAATCGAGGCTTACCCCGGTCCGCCCTGCACGCTCATGCGCCTGCGTCATATCGAAATCTTCGAAGCCATCCGCCGCACCGGCTCCCTGACCGAAGCCGCAGCCACGCTGCACATCACGCAGCCTGCGGCCAGCAAGCTGCTGGCCAATGCCGAGGCGCATCTGGGCTTCAAGCTGTTCGAGCGCGTCAAGGGCCGGCTGGTGGCCACCCGCGAGGCCGAGATCCTCACGCCCGAGATCGCCCGCCTGAGCCAGGACCTGAACGGCGTGCGCAAGTTGGCCGCGAGCCTGCGCGAGCGCCCGCACGGCCACCTGCGGCTGGGCTGCGCACCCGCGCTGGGCCTGGGGCTGCTGCCGGGGGTCATCCGTGCCAGCCGCGAAACCCGGCCCGGCCTGACCTTCGACATCCAGACCCGTCACAGCGCGGAACTGGTGCAAGGCCTGCTCACGCGCGAACTGGACCTGGCCGTGACCTTCGACACGCACGACTACCCCGGCCTGGTGCGCGAGGAGATCGGCCATACCGAACTGGTGAACCTGGGAAGAAAACCGGGCGAAGGCCCGGTCAGCCTGAAACAGCTATGCCAGGACGCGCTGATCATGCTCGATCCGCGCGATGCCGCGGGCGCGCTGCTGCAGATGGCCCTGGACGCGCAGGACCTGGAAGCACCGCAGTCCGTGCAAGTACAGACCCACTACGTGGCCTGCGCTCTGGCCGAGGCGGGCTGCGGCCAAGCCATCGTCGACGCCATCACCGCCCGCGCCATGTTGCGCCCGGGCATGCGGCTGCGGCCCATCGCCCCCGCGCTGCGCGTGCCGATCAGCGTGATGCGGCGCGGCCACGACGCCATGTCGGGACTGCACCACGAACTGATCGCCGCGCTGCGCGAGGCCTGCGTCAATCCATCTTGATGTGCTGCCTGGCCACCACGTCCCTGGCCCAGTCGTACTGCTCCTGGATCTCCTTGGCGAACGCCTGCGGCGTATTGCCCGACGGCGCCGAGCCCTGCTCGTCCAGCGCCTTGACGATCTTCGGATCCCTCAGGGCGACCACGGCGGCATTGCGCAGTTTTTCGACGATGTCCATGGGCGTGCCCTTGGGCGCCAGCAGGCCGTACCAGACGGGCTGGTTGAGCACCGGGTAGCCCAGTTCCTTGAAGGTCGGCACGTCCTTGATGGCGGGGATGCGCCGGGGCCAGGCGATGGCCATGGCGCGCAGGTTGCCCGCCAGGACCTGGGGCATGGACGAGGGCAGATTGTCGAAGTCCATGTCGACGTGGCCGGCCACGGTATCGGACACGGCCGGCCCCGAGCCCTTGTAGGGCACGTGCACGATGTCGGCACCCGTGGCCATCTTGAAGGACTCGCCCATCAGGTGCAGCACGCCGCAGGTGCCGGAGCTGGCATAGGAGAACTTGCCGGGATTTTTCTTGATCAGATCGAGGAATTCCTTGAAGTCCTTGACGGGCATTTTCTTGGGATTGACCGTCACGATATTGGCCGTGTTGGCGAAATTGGTGACCGGCTGGAAATCCTTGATCGGATCGTAGGGCAGATCGCGCGGACGGCAGGCGGGGTTGACCGCCATGGTCGACACGGTGGCGATCGACAGCACGTAGCCGTCCGGCGCGGCGCGCGCCGCCTCGGCTGCGCCTACCGCGCCGCCCGCGCCGCCCTTGTTCTCGACCACCATCGCCTGGCCCAGTTCAGCGGCCATGCGCTGCGTGACCAGGCGCGCGATGATGTCGGTGGAACCGCCCGCCGCGAACGGCACGATGACGCGGATGGAATGCTCGGGATAGGCGGCGTGAGCCGGGGTGGCGATGCCGGCCAGCAATGCGGCGGCGCCGGTCAGCGCCAAAGCGGGGACCAGGGGACGAACTTTGATCATGGATATCTCCGATGCGGTCATGCGGATCCATCAAGGACCGCACATGCCGCGTGTTTTAAGTGGTTTGCTCAAATGGCTTACTCAAGGACAAGGCCCGCGCCCTCGCGAAGCGACGGGTGTCCTGTGTCCGAGAATAGCAGCAAACCTCTTTAAACACGTAGCGCAGAAGCCCTCTCGCATCTGCTTGCGCTCGCCGCGCCGCGGCAGCTCAATGCCCCGCGCAGGTCATGTCGGCCGGCACAACCCAGCGGTCGAACTCTTGCGCAGTCAGATAGCCCAGCGCCAGCGCCGCCTCTTTGAGCGAGGTGTGCTCCTTGTGCGCCTTCTTGGCGATCTGCGCAGCCTTGTCGTAGCCAATGTGCGGATTGAGCGCGGTCACCAGCATCAACGAGCGCTCGACCAGCTCGGCGATGCGTTCGCGGTTGGGCTCGATGCCGGCGGCGCAATGATGATCGAAGCTGGCCATGCCGTCGGCCAGCAGCCGCACCGACTGCAGGAAATTGTGGATCAGGAGCGGCTTGTAGACGTTGAGCTCGAAATTGCCGCTGGCCCCGCCGATATTGATGGCCACGTCGTTGCCCAGGACCTGCGCGGCCAGCATGGTGACCGCCTCGCATTGCGTGGGGTTGACCTTGCCCGGCATGATGGAGCTGCCCGGTTCGTTCTCGGGAATGCCGATCTCGCCCAGGCCCGAGCGCGGGCCGCTGGCCAGCCAGCGCACGTCGTTGGCGATCTTCATCAGTCCCGCGGCCAGCGTCTTCAAGGCGCCGTGCGCGAACAGCAGGGCCTCGTGCGAAGCCAGCGCCTGGAATTTATTGGGCGCGGACGCAAAAGAGACGCCGGTGTCGCGCGCCAGTTCCCCGGCCACGCGCGCGCTGAACTCGGGATGCGCGTTCAGGCCGGTGCCCACGGCCGTGCCGCCGATGGCCAACTGATGCAGGCCCGGTAGCGTGGCGCGGATCTGCTGCTCGGCCAGGTCCAGCTGAGCCACGTAGCCGGACAGCTCCTGCCCCAGCGTGAGTGGCGTGGCGTCCTGCAAATGCGTGCGGCCTATCTTCACGATGCCGTAGTAGGCATGGCTCTTGGCCGCCAGCGTCGCAGCCAGGGCCTTGAGCGCCGGCAGCAGGTGACGCTCCACTTCGAGCGCGGCCGCCACGTGCATGGCCGTGGGAAAGGTGTCGTTGGACGACTGGCCGCGATTGACGTGATCATTGGGATGGACCTTGCGCGCCTCGCCGCGCTCGCCGCCCAGCAGTTCCGAGGCGCGGTTGGCCAGCACCTCGTTCATGTTCATATTGCTCTGCGTGCCCGAGCCGGTCTGCCAGACCGACAGCGGAAATTCGTTCGGCCATTGGCCGGCGATGACTTCGTCCGCCGCGCGCGCGATGGCATCGGCGATCGCCGGGTCGAGTTCGCCCAGCTGGGCATTGACCCGGGCTGCCGCGCACTTGAGCCGCGCCATTGCCGTCACCAGGGCCACCGGCATTTTCTCGGTCGAGATGGCGAAGAAATGCAGGGAACGCTGGGTCTGCGCGCCCCAGAGATGCTCCTGGGGGACCTCGATGGGACCGAAGGTGTCGTGTTCGACGCGGGTCTTGCCTGTAGTCATGATGTTCTCCGGTAAGCACGCGGCCGCTCCCTATAATCGCGGGCGCATCTTCTGTTTTACACCCCAAGGCCCTGAACTCCGATGACCGAACCGCTCGCCCTGCGCTCCCTGCGCCTGCCCGACGAAGCCGCCACCGATGCGCTGGCCGGCCGGCTGGCCCCCCTGGTCAGCGGCGCGGCCGGACTGCCGGCCGGGGGCCGCATTCACCTGCAGGGTGACCTGGGCGCGGGCAAAACCGCCTTTGCCCGGGCACTGTTGCGCGCATGCGGTATCAAAGGCCGGATCAAAAGTCCTAGCTATGCCCTGCTTGAATCCTATAAAATTTCTAACTTATACTTGTATCACTTTGATTTTTATAGATTTAGCGATTCGCGCGAATGGCTGGATGCAGGGTTTCGCGATTTGCTGCGCGAGGATGCGGTAGTTTTGATCGAATGGCCGGAGCGGGCTGGCAGCCTGCTGCCCCCGCCCGATCTGCTGATTTACCTGTCCTATGCGGAGCCTGGTCGTGATGCAACCCTCGCAGCCCACACTGCCCGAGGTCTATCATGGTTGAACGCGCTTGCTCTGTCGCCCCCATCAACGCCACCCGCCGCCGGTTGATCAGCGCCGGCACGGCGTTGCTGGTGCTGCCCGTGGTGCCTGGCCTGGCGCAGGCCGCCACGCTCCTGGCGGTACGCACCTGGCCCGCCGACGCCTACACACGTGTCACGCTCGAACTCGATAGCGAGCTCAAAACCCAGCATTTCACGCTCGAACACCCGGACCGCCTGGTGGTCGACATCGATGGCTTGACAGCCAGCCACGCGCTCGACAAGCTGATTTCCGAAGTCCGCCCCAACGACCCCTACATCAAGAGCCTGCGCGTCGCGCAGAACCGCCCCAATGTCGTGCGCCTGGTGTTCGACCTGAAGCAGCCCGTGGCGCCGCAGGTCTTCACGCTCAAACCGGTGGCCGACTATCAATACCGCCTGGTGCTGGACCTCTATCCCAAGGTTGCGCAGGACCCGCTGCTGGCCGTGCTGAACGGCAAGCAGGCCGGCCCCGACGTCGACGATCCGCTGG from Bordetella sp. FB-8 encodes:
- a CDS encoding tripartite tricarboxylate transporter substrate binding protein BugE → MIKVRPLVPALALTGAAALLAGIATPAHAAYPEHSIRVIVPFAAGGSTDIIARLVTQRMAAELGQAMVVENKGGAGGAVGAAEAARAAPDGYVLSIATVSTMAVNPACRPRDLPYDPIKDFQPVTNFANTANIVTVNPKKMPVKDFKEFLDLIKKNPGKFSYASSGTCGVLHLMGESFKMATGADIVHVPYKGSGPAVSDTVAGHVDMDFDNLPSSMPQVLAGNLRAMAIAWPRRIPAIKDVPTFKELGYPVLNQPVWYGLLAPKGTPMDIVEKLRNAAVVALRDPKIVKALDEQGSAPSGNTPQAFAKEIQEQYDWARDVVARQHIKMD
- the fumC gene encoding class II fumarate hydratase; the encoded protein is MTTGKTRVEHDTFGPIEVPQEHLWGAQTQRSLHFFAISTEKMPVALVTAMARLKCAAARVNAQLGELDPAIADAIARAADEVIAGQWPNEFPLSVWQTGSGTQSNMNMNEVLANRASELLGGERGEARKVHPNDHVNRGQSSNDTFPTAMHVAAALEVERHLLPALKALAATLAAKSHAYYGIVKIGRTHLQDATPLTLGQELSGYVAQLDLAEQQIRATLPGLHQLAIGGTAVGTGLNAHPEFSARVAGELARDTGVSFASAPNKFQALASHEALLFAHGALKTLAAGLMKIANDVRWLASGPRSGLGEIGIPENEPGSSIMPGKVNPTQCEAVTMLAAQVLGNDVAINIGGASGNFELNVYKPLLIHNFLQSVRLLADGMASFDHHCAAGIEPNRERIAELVERSLMLVTALNPHIGYDKAAQIAKKAHKEHTSLKEAALALGYLTAQEFDRWVVPADMTCAGH
- a CDS encoding IclR family transcriptional regulator; translated protein: MTDSIGDDAPGGAQTVRRAMAVLRLVACSQERGARLIDLVRMSGLNRPTVHRLLRTLILEGAIEQDPHTRRYLIGPEISLLGLARTRRFPLLTLADPYLTELADQVGDTVFLSIRHGHDSICIGRRTGNHSIQVLSIEVGVRRPLGIGVSGVALLASLPEKESAARVAANAARLAVLGENPAEISARVAKARSAGFSHAPIGLMPGTSAVAVLVPGLRGSALGAVTVTAMAERLAPDKLGRVVALMRAAAQAISRRHEEIELRRP
- a CDS encoding bifunctional alanine racemase/tRNA (adenosine(37)-N6)-threonylcarbamoyltransferase complex ATPase subunit type 1 TsaE; its protein translation is MTEPLALRSLRLPDEAATDALAGRLAPLVSGAAGLPAGGRIHLQGDLGAGKTAFARALLRACGIKGRIKSPSYALLESYKISNLYLYHFDFYRFSDSREWLDAGFRDLLREDAVVLIEWPERAGSLLPPPDLLIYLSYAEPGRDATLAAHTARGLSWLNALALSPPSTPPAAG
- a CDS encoding flavin reductase family protein; this encodes MRIAAPELTPEQTYKLLSGIVVPRPVAWISSLGPGGKVNLAPFSCFTFVSNTPPMLGVNIGRKAGVRKDTARNILERRHFVVNLGDETLLDAIHASAQEYPPEVSEAELLGLDVVRSEAIGTPRLAATPIGMECRLHSVTPYGDTGAEFFVGEVLVFHIRDGLAQDGKIDTEKLRPVCRIGGPNYATLGRIITQRAVRQTPKSVMPGSRTDQ
- a CDS encoding LysR family transcriptional regulator, yielding MRLRHIEIFEAIRRTGSLTEAAATLHITQPAASKLLANAEAHLGFKLFERVKGRLVATREAEILTPEIARLSQDLNGVRKLAASLRERPHGHLRLGCAPALGLGLLPGVIRASRETRPGLTFDIQTRHSAELVQGLLTRELDLAVTFDTHDYPGLVREEIGHTELVNLGRKPGEGPVSLKQLCQDALIMLDPRDAAGALLQMALDAQDLEAPQSVQVQTHYVACALAEAGCGQAIVDAITARAMLRPGMRLRPIAPALRVPISVMRRGHDAMSGLHHELIAALREACVNPS